The region GAAGCAATCTTGAAACATGAGTTATCAGGAAAAACTTATAAAGATTCACATAAATCCTTATAGGTTGCGATTAGAGCTTATCGACCAATGTGTGTCTCCTGTAACTCAGATTTCATAACCTGAAGAAGTTGGTAAGAACCAGTGTAGATCTGCACTCGCGGGACTCCATCTACACAACTTCACTGGTTTTTTACCTGATTTTTTCTCCAAGTTATTTGGAGGCAATGAAGTGATTAACAGTTTAGACTCTGAAACAAAAGTTAAAAACTAGTTGCTTTCATCTATTATCGGTAATGTTGCCTGTTTAGGGTGAGGTAATGTCGTGCCCCTCCAAAACCGCACATTCCGGCATTGTCAACGTTGACCATAAACAGCGTATTGCAATTCTCCGAACCTATGAAGCTATCCATTTTTCACACCCCTGAACTTACACCTGGCAACACTACCGCCGATTGTGCGATCGCAGTCGATGTCCTTAGAGCAACCAGCACAATGGTTACTGCTCTAGCAGCAGGAGCAGAAGCAGTCCAGGTTTTTAGTGACCTGAATCAACTGGTAAAAGAGAGTGAAAACTGGTCACCCGATAAGCGAATTCGTGCCGGAGAGCGAGGCGGTTCTCAGGTTGAGGGGTTTGATTTTGGCAACTCGCCCCTTGCCTGCACACCCGAGCGCGTGAGAGGACGTCGATTGTTTATCAGCACCACGAATGGCACTCGCGCTCTGCAATGTGTACAGGCAGCTCCCATTGTTCTGGCAGCTGCGTTAATCAATCGTCAAGCAGTCGTGGAGTACGTGCTGAAACACCAACCGGCAACTGTCTGGATTGTGGGTTCTGGTTGGGAAGGCAGTTTTGCACTGGAAGACACGGTATGTGCTGGCGCGATCGCAGACAGTTTGTTAACCCAGATAGGGGCTTCCCTGGAGGAGTTTGCTGGCAACGACGAAGTCGTTGGAGCTATTAGCCTTTACCATCAATGGAAACACCAGTTACTAGACTTATTTCATCAAGCCAGTCATGGCAAACGCCTGCTGCGGCTAGAATGCCATGATGATCTGAAATATTGCTCTCAGTTGGATATTCTTAGCATTGTGCCAGTGCAACGAGAGCCAGGTGTTTTGGTCAATGAAAAGCATCTAGCTGCCGTTGCATGACACGAGTAGCATACAGTATACAAGATGCCATAAAAAAGAGACGTGGGAATCCACGTCTCTCTAGGGAAAGCAAGAACCTAATAGGTTTCCACGTGCCAACGCCCAGCTTTCTTCATCGAGCGCTGGAATTCTTTCCAATCAACGCCATTTTTGGAGGCAACTGCTGATAACGCTTCATCAATACCATCTTCCATTCCCTTCAATCCACACATATAGGTGTGAGTATTAGGCTTCTGCATCAATTCCCACATCTCCTCAGCGTGCTCTGCTACACGATGCTGAATATACATCCTGCCACCTTCGGGGTTCTTCTGCTCTCGGCTAATGGCATAGGTCAGCCGGAAATTATCAGGATACTTTGCTTGCAGTTCTTCCAATTCCTGCTTGTAAAGAATGTTAGGAGTTGTGGCAATCCCAAAAACTAACCAGGCAAGACCTTTGAATTGATAATCAGGATTTAAAGCTCGTTCACCATCCTTAAACATCCGCCACAGGAAGGCTCGGAAGGGCGCAATGCCTGTCCCAGTTGCCAACATAATGATAGTTGCATCTTCATCATCAGGTAGCAACATCTCTTTTCCAGTAGGTCCAGTCACTCTAACTTCGTCACCGGGCTTTAGATTACAGATGTGGGTTGAGCAGACACCATAAACCGTTTCGCCTGTCTCCGGGTGCTTGTATTCAAGCTGGCGCACACACAAGGACACAGTTTTGTCATCAAGATCATCCCCGTGCCGGGTGGATGCAATTGAGTACAACCGCAATTTTTCAGGCTTACCGTTCTTGTCTACACCAGGAGGAATGACACCGATACTTTGTCCTTCCAAGTAGCGCAGATCTCCCCCTGACAAATCAAATTTCACATGTTGACAAATCCCGATTCCGCCTTCTTGAACGAGCGGTTCATTAGAAATAACCTTGGCAACGAACGGAGCATTCGGACGATAAATGTTAACTGGAATCGTCGCTGCTTCTTTGGCTTGAGTCATGGGTTTACTTTCTTCTCCTGGGCTAGTAGCGCTCTGTCCAGTTTCTAAGGTTGATGCAGAATTTTTCTGTTCTGCAGTAACGTTTCGATTTTTGCCGTTCAAATTATCCACGGGTTGGATGCTGACGATCTTGCCACCAATGCGAGTGATCCGTTGCATGGCTTCATTCATGCGAGCGTAGGGAACTGTGATAAATGTGCTGCCACTACGGCGGATTGGGTAGCTTGTTCTATCAGTTTCTGAATTTTGACGCAGACCAACTACCTCATATCGAAACAATCGGCTACCAGAATCGGTGTTTGCCGCTGCGCCTAACGCGCCTGAATTGATCATATTGCCTGATTCTCCGTTCCAAACCTAATCTAATTCTCCATTGTGCTGTAACCTGCCGCTTTTACCAAATCCTGACAATCATTAGTGCTATGTCACAGTGCTATGCCACACAACTCGTCGAACTCTTGCAAATTCATTTACGCTTTTGCTTAAGAAAAATCAGATTTTAAACAAAATCTGTAATTTCCTTCTAATCTTGGGTTGTAGCAGTGATCCCCTTTTGGTAAGATCACGGTAGCGGTAGTATTAAATACCTACCAATAAGAGCTTTCGCTTCTGGTTAGCTAGGCTTGCACCTGCTTGTATGAGTTGCGGACTGACTCTTTTACGCTGCGTGAAAGCTGAGGGTGATGAAAGTTGCGCAAGCCTTTTTAGGTGAGTGCGCTTAAGCCAAAACGATGCCCGTAGGTCGCAGATTTTGAACCATTCAATTTAGTAGTAAGCAACCCTGTCGTTAGAGGAAACTATGACCAATAAGCCAGACCGTGTGGTTCTAATTGGCGTTGCCGGGGACTCCGGATGCGGCAAATCTACCTTTCTGCGCCGATTAGAAGATTTGTTTGGAAAAGATCTCATCACAGTCATTTGTCTGGATGATTACCATAGTCTCGATCGCAAGCAGCGTAAAGAAGCTGGGGTTACTGCGTTGAACCCCAAAGCCAACAACTTTGATCTAATGTATGAGCAGATCAAGGCTCTGAAGGCTGGTGAAACAATCAACAAACCCATCTACAACCATGAGACAGGTACGATTGACCCACCAGAGCTGGTAGAACCAAATCACATCGTTGTTATAGAGGGACTTCACCCCCTCTATGACGAGCGGGTTCGTGCACTGCTTGATTTTAGCGTTTATCTAGACATCAGTGACGAAGTTAAGATTGCGTGGAAGATCCAGCGAGACATGGCAGAACGTGGTCATACCTACGAAGATGTTTTGGCAGCAATCAACTCGCGTCGCCCTGACTTTGCAGCTTACATTGATCCCCAGAAAGAATTCGCGGACGTTGTTATCCAGGTGCTGCCCACACAACTGATCAAGAATGACACCGAACGCAAAGTTCTGCGTGTCCAGATGATCCAGCGTGACGGAGTGGAAGGCTTTGAGCCTGCCTATTTGTTTGATGAAGGGTCTACAATCGACTGGATTCCTTGCGGACGGAAACTGACCTGCTCATATCCTGGCATCCGGATGCATTACGGTCCAGACACTTACTATGGTCATAACGTTTCTGTATTAGAAGTGGATGGTCAGTTTGACAAACTGGAAGAAGTTATCTATATCGAACAACATCTGAGCAACCTTTCAACCAAGTACAACGGTGAGTTGACAGAATTACTATTGCAGCACCGCGATTACCCTGGTTCTAACAATGGAACAGGTTTGTTCCAGGTGTTGACTGGCTTAAAGATGCGGGCAACCTATGAACGGTTGACGGCTAAAGGGGCAAAGGTTGCAGCTAGCGTTTGATCTGGAGTTTGCCAAAAGGGAGATAGTTTCTGACTGTTTCCCTTTTTGGGTAGTAGTTGTAGGCAAGTTATTAGTAAATTGAATCAGGGCAAGAAGTTTTACTGTTTGGTTTCCTTGTAAGGCTAGCGATTCGTTTCCGCTTATAATATTTACTTAAGATTAGCAAGTAAATCCTAAGCTTTTTGAATAAGCTTGTCGATTTGCTTTTGGACTGTTAATGAAATGCTCTTTGGGAGTTATCCGTCATGACTGCTGACAGCACAGCTAAGTCGAATGGTCGCGCAAATAAGGCAACTGGTTCGAGGTCTCGGACTTCTCGCGCTGCTAAAGCTGAAGTTTCAGAGGCGTTGCCAAACGGCTCAGTACAAGAAGTTACGACGGATAATGCTGCGGCAAAAGCTGAAGAAGTGACTGGTGAAGACGCTATGAGTAACGACAACGTTGTGCAAATTACTGCGCGCCCTGCGCAAGTGGATGAGACACAAAAGCAAAGTGCGATTGAGTTAAGTCAACCTAGCTTAATGGTTTGGAACCGTCCTGTTATGCCAAGTGATATTGAGGTTGCTGAAACGATGTCGGTAGCGGGGATTCGTCCCATTGCTGCGAGCCATTTAGCACTTGCTGGCTCATTTTTGAACGGTCGCCCAATTGAAGCCAGTACCTTAACAGTTCGTGAAATGTTGCCTGGCGATCGCCCTATTTTCGACAGCGAATTCAAAATGGTGGAAGGAGCCATTCTTCCTGGGAATCGCCCGATTATGGCAAGTGACCCTGGTTTGCTGGCGGCGTCTGTGTTGCCTGGCAACCGCCCGATCGCATCCAATGAAATCATTGATCCAGAACCTGCAGTTTTGATGGGCTATCTTGACTAGCAATCATGGATTCACAATAAGAGGAATAAGAAGAAGGATGCCTCCGTTCTGCAGTTTTGAGCGGAGGCATCTTGTCGTATGGGTTGCTTTATTTCAACAGCTTCGTAACTCTAGGATCGTACTCAACCCCTCTGGGATAATCCTTTCGGGCCTGAGTACAGGCGATGTCATCCGCTTGCCCTATCGATTCAGCATCCACTTCGTAGCGTGCGGTTCCACTTTGATAGGAATTTGTGGGATACCCAATAAATTCCCGAATATCTACAAACACTTCGTAGGTATGAACCATTATTTGAGCCTCCTCGTTTTCAGTACAAACGATAGGAACAGGCTTAGTATAGAAAATTAAGGATAGTTACTTGATCAACAGCATACAAATCTTGAGTTCTTGTTATCAATCGTTTAAGTCTTCGTTAACTACTTTAAATCAAGGAATCCTTCTTCCTTCATTTTGGGATTAAAGCGCAGTTCTTCTTGTACCCCACGCGCTTTCAATTGTTCCAGCACCTCTGCTTCAACCCGCCGTGCTACTTGTTTGAGAATTTTGATGCAAGCAGATTCATCGAGTGTGTCACTGTAGTGAAGACGTTCTTCGGGAGTCATTTGCTTTCTCAGATCAATCGCGTTTGCCCAGCTATTGTCATCGGTTTCATTTCCAGGTGGCAGCAACCCATTTTCTGCTATCCATTCCTGCCGAATAGTATCTAACAATGTGCGGTTGGGGCGGTCAATCGTTTGCACTTTCAGCCAGTGGCACTGTTTGGGCTGACGCACCAGATGTTGCTTTAAGCTTTGGTAAATATCTCGGGAATAGCCAATATACTGCAATATTTTGTCCTGATTAAAAATTGCATACACGCCTACTTGATGATGAAATTGCTGTGGTAGAAGTCCGCGATCGCTAATGTAGGGGACAAACTCTAAGCTTGCGAGGGTTGGCACATCCATTGGGAAAGACCTGGGCTTAACGCACCTTACGGTAAACTGCGCATAGACGACTGGGTTGAAAGATTTTAGCTTTGAACATGAAGTTAGGGGGCACATTGATGATGACATGCTCTAGGGAAGAGTAGTACTTTTCAAACTCAGCAGGCATTCCCTTGGGAGTTGCTGTGCTGTAAGGAACTGGTTGAAACAGAAGTTCCGTAAATTCAACCTGAGAACATTCAGCGTTTTGTGCCACTTGCTCAAGGAAGCTGTCATTGCTTAAGAATTTAAACAATGCAAGTTTTGCAGTTGGGTTTAGCGTGAAGTTGCCGTCAAAGTCCTCAACAATCTTTAGTCCCATTAGAAAATCTAGATCTTGTTTGAAGGTTGTTTTGAGTTTGAAGGTTGTTTTGATCCTAACTTGTTCCAAATAATGGCAAAATTCCTCAGGATTGGGAGGAAGAGACAGGTTCAGGGAATTTTTGCCCAAGCCGAGGTTCGGTACCTGCTAGCAAGCGCTG is a window of Leptolyngbyaceae cyanobacterium JSC-12 DNA encoding:
- a CDS encoding phosphosulfolactate phosphohydrolase-like enzyme (IMG reference gene:2510095695~PFAM: 2-phosphosulpholactate phosphatase~TIGRFAM: 2-phosphosulfolactate phosphatase); protein product: MKLSIFHTPELTPGNTTADCAIAVDVLRATSTMVTALAAGAEAVQVFSDLNQLVKESENWSPDKRIRAGERGGSQVEGFDFGNSPLACTPERVRGRRLFISTTNGTRALQCVQAAPIVLAAALINRQAVVEYVLKHQPATVWIVGSGWEGSFALEDTVCAGAIADSLLTQIGASLEEFAGNDEVVGAISLYHQWKHQLLDLFHQASHGKRLLRLECHDDLKYCSQLDILSIVPVQREPGVLVNEKHLAAVA
- a CDS encoding FAD-binding protein (similar to oxidoreductases,NAD-dependent oxidoreductase,FAD-binding protein,phycobilisome-associated family protein; IMG reference gene:2510095696~PFAM: Oxidoreductase FAD-binding domain; FAD binding domain; Oxidoreductase NAD-binding domain; CpcD/allophycocyanin linker domain) is translated as MINSGALGAAANTDSGSRLFRYEVVGLRQNSETDRTSYPIRRSGSTFITVPYARMNEAMQRITRIGGKIVSIQPVDNLNGKNRNVTAEQKNSASTLETGQSATSPGEESKPMTQAKEAATIPVNIYRPNAPFVAKVISNEPLVQEGGIGICQHVKFDLSGGDLRYLEGQSIGVIPPGVDKNGKPEKLRLYSIASTRHGDDLDDKTVSLCVRQLEYKHPETGETVYGVCSTHICNLKPGDEVRVTGPTGKEMLLPDDEDATIIMLATGTGIAPFRAFLWRMFKDGERALNPDYQFKGLAWLVFGIATTPNILYKQELEELQAKYPDNFRLTYAISREQKNPEGGRMYIQHRVAEHAEEMWELMQKPNTHTYMCGLKGMEDGIDEALSAVASKNGVDWKEFQRSMKKAGRWHVETY
- a CDS encoding uridine kinase (IMG reference gene:2510095697~PFAM: Phosphoribulokinase / Uridine kinase family), with the protein product MTNKPDRVVLIGVAGDSGCGKSTFLRRLEDLFGKDLITVICLDDYHSLDRKQRKEAGVTALNPKANNFDLMYEQIKALKAGETINKPIYNHETGTIDPPELVEPNHIVVIEGLHPLYDERVRALLDFSVYLDISDEVKIAWKIQRDMAERGHTYEDVLAAINSRRPDFAAYIDPQKEFADVVIQVLPTQLIKNDTERKVLRVQMIQRDGVEGFEPAYLFDEGSTIDWIPCGRKLTCSYPGIRMHYGPDTYYGHNVSVLEVDGQFDKLEEVIYIEQHLSNLSTKYNGELTELLLQHRDYPGSNNGTGLFQVLTGLKMRATYERLTAKGAKVAASV
- a CDS encoding hypothetical protein (IMG reference gene:2510095698); amino-acid sequence: MTADSTAKSNGRANKATGSRSRTSRAAKAEVSEALPNGSVQEVTTDNAAAKAEEVTGEDAMSNDNVVQITARPAQVDETQKQSAIELSQPSLMVWNRPVMPSDIEVAETMSVAGIRPIAASHLALAGSFLNGRPIEASTLTVREMLPGDRPIFDSEFKMVEGAILPGNRPIMASDPGLLAASVLPGNRPIASNEIIDPEPAVLMGYLD
- a CDS encoding hypothetical protein (IMG reference gene:2510095699) — protein: MVHTYEVFVDIREFIGYPTNSYQSGTARYEVDAESIGQADDIACTQARKDYPRGVEYDPRVTKLLK
- a CDS encoding GIY-YIG domain-containing protein, putative endonuclease (IMG reference gene:2510095700~PFAM: GIY-YIG catalytic domain) → MDVPTLASLEFVPYISDRGLLPQQFHHQVGVYAIFNQDKILQYIGYSRDIYQSLKQHLVRQPKQCHWLKVQTIDRPNRTLLDTIRQEWIAENGLLPPGNETDDNSWANAIDLRKQMTPEERLHYSDTLDESACIKILKQVARRVEAEVLEQLKARGVQEELRFNPKMKEEGFLDLK
- a CDS encoding hypothetical protein (IMG reference gene:2510095701), translating into MGLKIVEDFDGNFTLNPTAKLALFKFLSNDSFLEQVAQNAECSQVEFTELLFQPVPYSTATPKGMPAEFEKYYSSLEHVIINVPPNFMFKAKIFQPSRLCAVYRKVR